The Sesamum indicum cultivar Zhongzhi No. 13 linkage group LG6, S_indicum_v1.0, whole genome shotgun sequence genome has a segment encoding these proteins:
- the LOC110012100 gene encoding uncharacterized protein LOC110012100, producing the protein MNCATDLVEEFPGKMRMQLLSITGILVLSFIAEKFRQLRGVEHPSRSRTERFTFTNCFDMRFGTMACLLKEIIKLYLYYIRALYVQKARAEAVEKALAENLSKRQDFNHSVAVASEAIWRSCGTLVGAYSGGIAGEGKMGWLGFVLGSQVGSWIGGRIGLMGYDIWDGVQYLLNSVSGNLH; encoded by the exons ATGAACTGTGCCACTGATCTTGTAGAAGAATTTCCGGGAAAAATGAGGATGCAGTTGCTCTCCATCACAGGAATTCTTGTCCTCAGCTTCATAG CTGAAAAGTTCCGGCAACTGAGAGGAGTAGAACATCCTTCAAGAAGTCGAACAGAGAGATTCACATTCACAAACTGCTTCGACATGCGCTTTGGCACCATGGCCTGCCTGCTCAAGGAAATAATCAAGCTCTACCTCTACTACATCAGAGCACTCTATGTTCAAAAGGCAAGAGCGGAGGCAGTTGAAAAAGCATTAGCAGAAAACTTATCCAAACGCCAGGATTTCAACCACTCAGTGGCAGTCGCAT CAGAGGCAATTTGGCGCAGCTGCGGGACACTTGTTGGTGCATACAGCGGGGGGATTGCGGGAGAAGGGAAAATGGGGTGGCTGGGTTTTGTGCTTGGGAGCCAAGTGGGGAGCTGGATTGGGGGGAGGATTGGGCTGATGGGGTATGATATCTGGGATGGTGTGCAATATTTGCTTAACAGTGTATCTGGAAATTTACACTAA
- the LOC105165192 gene encoding calvin cycle protein CP12-2, chloroplastic-like, with translation MAAIAGVSITTPKIFASASVRSPKPSPIKLSLLNSPWKSCTTHLRMYVRPVAAAPDKLSDKVEESIKNAQEACSEDPVSGECVAAWDEVEELSAAASHAKDKNKDSDPLENYCKDNPETDECRTYDN, from the coding sequence ATGGCAGCCATAGCTGGAGTGAGTATCACAACCCCAAAAATCTTTGCCAGTGCATCAGTACGTTCCCCAAAACCTAGTCCCATCAAGCTTTCATTGCTAAACAGCCCATGGAAGAGCTGCACCACCCATCTCAGGATGTACGTCCGGCCCGTGGCGGCAGCGCCTGATAAGCTGTCGGACAAGGTGGAGGAGAGCATCAAGAACGCCCAGGAAGCCTGCTCTGAAGACCCTGTTAGCGGTGAATGCGTGGCGGCCTGGGACGAGGTGGAGGAGCTCAGCGCCGCGGCTAGCCATGCTAAGGACAAGAACAAGGACTCTGATCCATTGGAGAATTACTGCAAGGATAATCCCGAGACTGATGAGTGCCGCACTtatgataactaa
- the LOC105165193 gene encoding bZIP transcription factor 53-like: MASKLSPTSPGSEIDERKRKRMLSNRESARRLRMRKQQHLDELIGQVNQMQEENKKLRKMIDGASQLYLNFASENNVLRAQLAELTDRLRSLNSVLQIASEVSGLVLDIPDIPDTILEPWQLPCPVQAIPASADAFQY, from the coding sequence ATGGCTTCGAAATTATCGCCAACTAGCCCAGGTTCTGAGATAGATgaaaggaagaggaagaggatgTTATCAAATCGTGAATCTGCGCGTAGGTTGCGTATGAGGAAGCAGCAACACTTGGATGAGCTGATTGGACAAGTGAACCAGATGCAGGAGGAGAACAAGAAGCTGAGGAAGATGATTGATGGTGCTAGTCAGCTGTACCTCAACTTTGCATCTGAGAATAATGTGCTAAGGGCTCAGTTGGCAGAGCTGACCGACCGCCTTCGGTCGCTGAATTCTGTGCTCCAGATTGCATCTGAGGTGAGCGGCTTGGTACTTGATATTCCAGATATCCCTGATACAATCCTCGAGCCGTGGCAGCTGCCTTGCCCGGTTCAGGCCATCCCTGCTTCTGCTGATGCGTTCCAGTACTGA
- the LOC105165191 gene encoding histone-lysine N-methyltransferase EZA1 isoform X1 produces the protein MVSKSSTSSSKFRGTDTMANLTSKLMQLRRQMQSERVASVGEKLEKNSTRVQAYVSDLKALAASRNDFNVVNDSVNFLSLRMDNPLCKVGGLTQGSVDRDNVDNEEVVFSTTAKLPLIEKLPPYTTWIFLDRNQRMADDQSVVGRRRIYYDQHGSEALICSDSEEELGEPEGEKHEFSEVEDRILRMASEEFGVGDEVLNALTQFVGGTSREIQERCNMFMEKDRIMGKHKLQSSGEEGSEDNVFLDKSLSAALDSFDNLFCRRCLVFDCRLHGCSQILIYPSEKQSFPSDTEEDRKPCGDQCYLWLNGLKDLPKHSPVPLDGSQSKASNEEAHNLESKGKHTIYESTSLLAKASKVAPDDFLSSSNKRLKLGVQDPLDHSTTTVDQFPEVGPPDEHELQMSTSTPVHAFYKHNVDALREACNTIGNSIKAPHRRSEWKTFEKDLYLKGLEIFGRNSCLIARSLLPGLKTCKEVSRYMYGDGAVMPRGSSAILSSFFEDVGKADMDYLEPDMLVKSRVCRKRGRARKVKSSWKSAGHPSLWRRIADGKDQPCKQYTPCGCQSLCGKQCPCLKNGTCCEKYCGCSKGCKNRFRGCHCAKSQCKSRQCPCFAAGRECDPDVCRNCWVSCGDGSLGEPPKQGDGQCGNMRLLLRQQQRILLSKSDVAGWGAFLKNSVNKNDYLGEYTGELISHREADKRGKIYDRANSSFLFDLNDQYVLDAYRKGDKLKFANHSSTPNCYAKVMLVAGDHRVGIFANERIEAGEELFYDYRYGPDQAPAWARKPEASSKRDDSLAPQGRAKKHQSG, from the exons ATGGTCTCAAAGTCAAGCACATCTTCTTCCAAATTTAGA GGAACGGATACCATGGCAAACTTGACTTCTAAATTAATGCAGCTAAGAAGGCAGATGCAATCCGAAAGAGTTGCTTCCGTTGGA gAAAAACTTGAGAAAAACAGCACAAGGGTTCAAGCTTATGTTTCTGACCTCAAAGCTTTGGCTGCATCAAGGAATGACTTTAATGTGGTCAATGATTCTGTCAATTTCCTCTCTTTAAGAATGGACAATCCTCTCTGCAAAGTCGGCGGGCTTACTCAAGGATCTGTGGACAGGGATAATGTTGACAATGAAGAAGTTGTATTTTCTACCACCGCCAAGCTTCCTCTGATTGAGAAGCTGCCGCCATATACTACATGGATTTTTTTGGATAG AAATCAGAGAATGGCTGATGACCAGTCAGTTGTAGGGAGGAGACGTATTTACTATGATCAACATGGTAGTGAGGCACTGATCTGTAGTGACAGTGAAGAAGAACTTGGAGAGCCAGAGGGGGAGAAACATGAATTTTCAGAGGTAGAAGATCGAATTCTGAG gATGGCTTCAGAGGAGTTTGGGGTTGGTGATGAAGTTCTCAACGCATTGACCCAGTTTGTTGGAGGAACCTCTCGCGAGATCCAG GAGCGTTGCAACATGTTCATGGAAAAGGACCGGATTATGGGGAAACACAAGCTGCAAAGTTCTGGGGAAGAGGGATCTGAAGATAATGTATTCTTGGACAAAAGTCTGAGTGCTGCTTTAGATTCTTTTGATAATCTATTTTGTCGCCGTTGTCTG GTTTTTGACTGCCGCTTGCATGGTTGTTCTCAAATTCTAATATACCCT AGTGAAAAACAATCCTTCCCATCTGATACCGAAGAGGACCGTAAACCGTGTGGTGATCAGTGTTATCTTTGG TTGAATGGTTTGAAAGACTTGCCCAAGCATTCGCCTGTTCCTTTGGATGGGTCTCAAAGTAAAGCATCAAATGAGGAAG CACATAATCTGGAAAGCAAAGGAAAGCACACAATATATGAATCTACAAGTTTATTGGCCAAAGCATCAAAGGTGGCTCCAGACGACTTCCTAAGTTCTTCCAATAAGAGACTGAAGTTGGGTGTTCAAGATCCTTTAGATCATAGTACAACTACAGTGGATCAGTTCCCTGAAGTGGGACCACCCGACGAACATGAACTCCAGATGTCCACCTCTACTCCAGTGCATGCTTTTTACAAGCACAATGTAGATGCACTAAGGGAGGCATGCAATACCATTGGAAACTCAATTAAAGCTCCACATAGACGGAGCGAATGGAAGACTTTTGAGAAAGACTTATACTTGAAGGGATTAGAGATATTTGGAAGAAACAG TTGCCTTATAGCCAGGAGTTTGCTCCCTGGTCTGAAAACTTGCAAAGAAGTCTCCAGATACATGTATGGTGATGGGGCTGTTATGCCTCGTGGATCTTCAGCTATTCTGAGCTCTTTCTTCGAAGATGTTGGAAAAGCTGACATGGATTATCTG GAGCCAGATATGCTTGTCAAGTCAAGAGTGTGCCGTAAGAGGGGCAGAGCACGCAAGGTTAAGTCTTCGTGGAAGTCTGCTGGCCATCCATCTCTATGGCGAAGGATTGCAGATGGAAAAGACCAGCCATGTAAACAATATACTCCATGTGGGTGCCAGTCCTTGTGCGGGAAGCAGTGCCCTTGTCTGAAAAATGGAACTTGCTGTGAGAAATATTGCGG GTGCTCAAAAGGCTGCAAAAACCGGTTCAGAGGATGCCACTGTGCTAAAAGTCAATGCAAAAGTCGGCAATGCCCATGCTTTGCAGCTGGACGCGAATGCGATCCAGATGTTTGCCGAAATTGTTGGGTTAG CTGTGGGGATGGTTCATTAGGCGAACCACCAAAGCAAGGAGATGGCCAGTGTGGTAACATGCGGCTCCTTCTGAGACAGCAGCAAAGG ATACTCTTATCAAAGTCTGATGTTGCTGGATGGGGAGCCTTTCTCAAG AACTCTGTCAACAAAAATGATTATCTTGGAGAATATACTGGTGAATTGATCTCCCATCGGGAAGCAGATAAGCGAGGAAAAATCTATGATCGAGCAAACTCATCATTCCTTTTTGACTTGAATGATCAG tATGTCCTTGACGCCTACCGCAAGGGAGACAAATTGAAATTTGCAAACCATTCATCAACACCAAACTGTTATGCGAAG GTGATGTTGGTGGCTGGTGACCACCGTGTTGGTATTTTTGCCAATGAGCGTATCGAAGCTGGTGAAGAGCTCTTTTATGATTATCGTTATGGTCCAGATCAAGCACCTGCATGGGCTCGGAAGCCTGAGGCTTCATCAAAGAGAGATGATTCGCTGGCCCCTCAAGGTCGAGCAAAGAAGCACCAATCTGGCTGA
- the LOC105165191 gene encoding histone-lysine N-methyltransferase EZ3 isoform X2 — translation MADDQSVVGRRRIYYDQHGSEALICSDSEEELGEPEGEKHEFSEVEDRILRMASEEFGVGDEVLNALTQFVGGTSREIQERCNMFMEKDRIMGKHKLQSSGEEGSEDNVFLDKSLSAALDSFDNLFCRRCLVFDCRLHGCSQILIYPSEKQSFPSDTEEDRKPCGDQCYLWLNGLKDLPKHSPVPLDGSQSKASNEEAHNLESKGKHTIYESTSLLAKASKVAPDDFLSSSNKRLKLGVQDPLDHSTTTVDQFPEVGPPDEHELQMSTSTPVHAFYKHNVDALREACNTIGNSIKAPHRRSEWKTFEKDLYLKGLEIFGRNSCLIARSLLPGLKTCKEVSRYMYGDGAVMPRGSSAILSSFFEDVGKADMDYLEPDMLVKSRVCRKRGRARKVKSSWKSAGHPSLWRRIADGKDQPCKQYTPCGCQSLCGKQCPCLKNGTCCEKYCGCSKGCKNRFRGCHCAKSQCKSRQCPCFAAGRECDPDVCRNCWVSCGDGSLGEPPKQGDGQCGNMRLLLRQQQRILLSKSDVAGWGAFLKNSVNKNDYLGEYTGELISHREADKRGKIYDRANSSFLFDLNDQYVLDAYRKGDKLKFANHSSTPNCYAKVMLVAGDHRVGIFANERIEAGEELFYDYRYGPDQAPAWARKPEASSKRDDSLAPQGRAKKHQSG, via the exons ATGGCTGATGACCAGTCAGTTGTAGGGAGGAGACGTATTTACTATGATCAACATGGTAGTGAGGCACTGATCTGTAGTGACAGTGAAGAAGAACTTGGAGAGCCAGAGGGGGAGAAACATGAATTTTCAGAGGTAGAAGATCGAATTCTGAG gATGGCTTCAGAGGAGTTTGGGGTTGGTGATGAAGTTCTCAACGCATTGACCCAGTTTGTTGGAGGAACCTCTCGCGAGATCCAG GAGCGTTGCAACATGTTCATGGAAAAGGACCGGATTATGGGGAAACACAAGCTGCAAAGTTCTGGGGAAGAGGGATCTGAAGATAATGTATTCTTGGACAAAAGTCTGAGTGCTGCTTTAGATTCTTTTGATAATCTATTTTGTCGCCGTTGTCTG GTTTTTGACTGCCGCTTGCATGGTTGTTCTCAAATTCTAATATACCCT AGTGAAAAACAATCCTTCCCATCTGATACCGAAGAGGACCGTAAACCGTGTGGTGATCAGTGTTATCTTTGG TTGAATGGTTTGAAAGACTTGCCCAAGCATTCGCCTGTTCCTTTGGATGGGTCTCAAAGTAAAGCATCAAATGAGGAAG CACATAATCTGGAAAGCAAAGGAAAGCACACAATATATGAATCTACAAGTTTATTGGCCAAAGCATCAAAGGTGGCTCCAGACGACTTCCTAAGTTCTTCCAATAAGAGACTGAAGTTGGGTGTTCAAGATCCTTTAGATCATAGTACAACTACAGTGGATCAGTTCCCTGAAGTGGGACCACCCGACGAACATGAACTCCAGATGTCCACCTCTACTCCAGTGCATGCTTTTTACAAGCACAATGTAGATGCACTAAGGGAGGCATGCAATACCATTGGAAACTCAATTAAAGCTCCACATAGACGGAGCGAATGGAAGACTTTTGAGAAAGACTTATACTTGAAGGGATTAGAGATATTTGGAAGAAACAG TTGCCTTATAGCCAGGAGTTTGCTCCCTGGTCTGAAAACTTGCAAAGAAGTCTCCAGATACATGTATGGTGATGGGGCTGTTATGCCTCGTGGATCTTCAGCTATTCTGAGCTCTTTCTTCGAAGATGTTGGAAAAGCTGACATGGATTATCTG GAGCCAGATATGCTTGTCAAGTCAAGAGTGTGCCGTAAGAGGGGCAGAGCACGCAAGGTTAAGTCTTCGTGGAAGTCTGCTGGCCATCCATCTCTATGGCGAAGGATTGCAGATGGAAAAGACCAGCCATGTAAACAATATACTCCATGTGGGTGCCAGTCCTTGTGCGGGAAGCAGTGCCCTTGTCTGAAAAATGGAACTTGCTGTGAGAAATATTGCGG GTGCTCAAAAGGCTGCAAAAACCGGTTCAGAGGATGCCACTGTGCTAAAAGTCAATGCAAAAGTCGGCAATGCCCATGCTTTGCAGCTGGACGCGAATGCGATCCAGATGTTTGCCGAAATTGTTGGGTTAG CTGTGGGGATGGTTCATTAGGCGAACCACCAAAGCAAGGAGATGGCCAGTGTGGTAACATGCGGCTCCTTCTGAGACAGCAGCAAAGG ATACTCTTATCAAAGTCTGATGTTGCTGGATGGGGAGCCTTTCTCAAG AACTCTGTCAACAAAAATGATTATCTTGGAGAATATACTGGTGAATTGATCTCCCATCGGGAAGCAGATAAGCGAGGAAAAATCTATGATCGAGCAAACTCATCATTCCTTTTTGACTTGAATGATCAG tATGTCCTTGACGCCTACCGCAAGGGAGACAAATTGAAATTTGCAAACCATTCATCAACACCAAACTGTTATGCGAAG GTGATGTTGGTGGCTGGTGACCACCGTGTTGGTATTTTTGCCAATGAGCGTATCGAAGCTGGTGAAGAGCTCTTTTATGATTATCGTTATGGTCCAGATCAAGCACCTGCATGGGCTCGGAAGCCTGAGGCTTCATCAAAGAGAGATGATTCGCTGGCCCCTCAAGGTCGAGCAAAGAAGCACCAATCTGGCTGA
- the LOC105165344 gene encoding DELLA protein RGL1-like — translation MILDHSTRERSASMENAYLFPSFQFCDYDPVVVGYARDEAASRSRISTITKEDPFLEMDESGFMDLFSSLFGQENTQQDVERKGDDQLIMIGGVPQTVSASGCSMLKQIETETNLIEARKHEDIQPPPAVSEFSRHLKNNPVSVFPPPASWDLLNNYGKGFRMSRDENLNCLENESDVGGRRLSMDEILRVGGERFIQFSTKSVDGISMFIHPYASSLSGLSMDDARDVELVNLLLAAAENVATQRFELATKFVVRCLWMASDSGTPVQRIAFYFAEALQEKINRESGRIINEKKKQPGKQQKLGLALGTNNTFLASHQELPFIQVMQFAGMQTIVEHVKTAGKIHLIDLQIRSGIQWTALMQGLADSPIQHLKITAVGTGDQRYVEETGNRLLCFAQSLNLPFSFKSVYLTDMKAFKEDLLNIEADETVVVYSNIILRSMISMPDCLENLMRTITRLKPTLMVVTEVEANHNSPSFVDRFMEAFLFYSAFFDCLEDCMDRNNKHRTILESTYLGKGILNIVADDGQERFTRSVKLDVWRAFFMRFGMIEIELSDSSRYQASLTLKQFAQGNSCTLESNGKGLTVGWKGTPLHSLTAWKFS, via the coding sequence ATGATTCTTGATCATTCGACAAGAGAGAGGAGTGCCAGTATGGAAAATGCTTATTTGTTCCCCTCATTTCAGTTCTGTGATTATGATCCTGTGGTGGTGGGATATGCAAGAGATGAAGCAGCGTCCAGGAGTAGGATTAGTACTATTACTAAAGAGGATCCTTTCTTGGAAATGGATGAAAGCGGATTCATGGATCTATTTTCCTCACTATTTGGTCAAGAAAATACCCAGCAGGACGTGGAGAGAAAAGGTGATGATCAGTTGATAATGATTGGAGGTGTGCCGCAAACTGTTTCCGCTTCAGGTTGCAGCATGCTTAAGCAAATTGAAACTGAGACAAATCTGATTGAAGCTAGGAAGCATGAGGATATCCAGCCACCACCAGCGGTATCAGAATTCAGCAGACATCTTAAGAACAACCCAGTTTCAGTATTTCCACCTCCTGCGTCGTGGGATCTCCTGAACAACTATGGTAAGGGATTTAGGATGTCGAGAGACGAAAATCTGAATTGTCTGGAGAACGAGAGTGACGTAGGTGGACGAAGATTGTCAATGGATGAAATCTTGAGAGTTGGTGGAGAAAGGTTCATCCAGTTCTCCACCAAAAGTGTTGATGGCATTTCCATGTTTATCCACCCTTACGCTTCTTCACTCTCGGGTCTTTCGATGGATGATGCAAGAGATGTGGAACTTGTAAACCTTCTGCTAGCTGCAGCAGAGAACGTCGCCACCCAAAGATTTGAACTAGCAACTAAATTTGTTGTTCGTTGCCTGTGGATGGCCTCCGATTCAGGCACTCCTGTTCAGCGCATCGCCTTTTATTTTGCTGAAGCTCTTCAAGAGAAGATCAACAGAGAATCTGGAAGGATCATCAATGAGAAGAAAAAGCAACCAGGGAAACAACAGAAATTAGGTCTTGCATTGGGCACAAATAACACATTTCTGGCATCCCACCAAGAGCTGCCTTTTATCCAAGTGATGCAATTTGCTGGAATGCAAACCATTGTTGAACATGTCAAAACAGCTGGGAAGATCCACTTGATTGATCTCCAGATAAGGAGTGGAATCCAGTGGACAGCCTTGATGCAAGGGCTTGCAGACTCCCCTATACAGCATCTTAAAATAACTGCAGTTGGAACGGGTGACCAACGCTATGTAGAGGAAACTGGCAACAGATTGCTGTGTTTTGCTCAGTCCCTGAATTTGCCGTTTTCATTCAAGTCTGTTTATCTGACTGACATGAAAGCGTTTAAGGAAGATCTCTTAAACATTGAAGCTGATGAAACAGTGGTAGTTTACTCCAACATTATTTTACGGTCCATGATATCAATGCCCGACTGCTTAGAAAATCTAATGAGAACAATAACAAGACTCAAGCCAACTCTAATGGTAGTCACTGAAGTAGAGGCAAATCACAATTCCCCTTCGTTTGTGGATCGGTTCATGGAAGCGTTCCTGTTTTACAGTGCCTTTTTTGACTGCTTAGAAGATTGTATGGACAGAAACAACAAACACAGAACAATACTTGAAAGCACTTATTTAGGCAAAGGGATCTTGAACATTGTTGCAGATGACGGTCAGGAAAGGTTCACACGAAGCGTCAAGCTTGACGTGTGGAGGGCATTTTTCATGAGGTTCGGAATGATTGAGATTGAACTGAGCGACTCGTCCAGGTATCAAGCCAGTTTAACTCTGAAGCAGTTTGCACAGGGAAACTCCTGCACTCTTGAATCGAATGGTAAGGGCCTGACTGTTGGATGGAAGGGAACACCACTCCATTCTCTTACTGCTTGGAAGTTCTCCTAA